In the Phaseolus vulgaris cultivar G19833 chromosome 7, P. vulgaris v2.0, whole genome shotgun sequence genome, one interval contains:
- the LOC137830013 gene encoding myosin-16 isoform X1, with the protein MIQGIPENIVVGSYVWVGDPEVVWTDGQVLNINGEEAEIQISNEKKVVSRLSKLYPKDVDAPADGVDDMTKLAYLHEPGVLHNLKTRYMMNEIYTYTGNILIAINPFQSLSHLYDTNVMQRYKGAMTGDLTPHVFAIAEAAYREMINEEKSNSILVSGESGAGKTETTKMLMQYLAFLGGHTASEGRTVEKQVLESNPVLEAFGNAKTVRNDNSSRFGKFVEIQFDRYGRISGAAIRTYLLEKSRVCQISDPERNYHCFYLLCASPPEEKEKFKLGDPKSFHYLNQSNCYELVGVNAAQEYLSTKRAMDIVGISQDEQEAIFRVVAGILHLGNIKFSKSEETDSAVLEDEESKFHLQTTAELLMCDMNALEGALCARVMITPEEIIKRTLDPLGAAVSRDGLAKTLYSRLFDWLVQKINISIGQDPSSKCLIGVLDIYGFESFQTNSFEQFCINFTNEKLQQHFNQHVFKMEQEEYTKEGIDWSYLEFVDNQDVLDLIEKKPGGIIALLDEACMFPKSTHETFSQKLYQTFKDHKRFIKPKLTRSDFTVIHYAGDVQYQSEHFLDKNKDYVVPEHQEMLSASKCSFVSGLFPPLSEETAKSSKFSSIGSRFKLQLQQLMDTLNHTEPHYIRCVKPNSLLKPFIFEHMNVIQQLRSGGVLEAVRIKCAGFPTHWTFHDFLTRLGILAPEVLRGNFDEKDSCKRIMEKIGLTGYQIGETKIFLRAGQMSELDARRALLLSNCATVIQKNARTRCSQKTYIGLQKSSVFLQSICRGELARRSYYHMKSREVSAVRIQKQMRRTLARKKYVEIKFCANVLQTGFRAMAACNKFRYMKQTYRKQTSASTTIQSYWRRHKALADYQNLKKASITQQSNSSCDEQEEKVLETSVQNDSPSMEESPNHVQKESSNPVQKESSNPVQKESSNPVQKESSTPFQDDESIEAIRDSSSPLKDTEKIEVLAVEIKNLKVMLHAEKQRGDEYERKYVEAQGSNEELRKKLAETEKRVYQLQDSLNRMISSMSSQVAELKTILSTSSRLSSTFRPIARVDVASSNSDTSSTDSDFTFPAPVSNPEPQQEESNSSRLVVQDVTAGDGSGSESGKEGSFDDFF; encoded by the exons ATGATTCAGGGGATTCCAGAAAATATTGTTGTTGGTTCTTATGTTTGGGTTGGAGATCCAGAAGTAGTTTGGACTGATGGCCAAGTACTGAATATCAATGGAGAAGAAGCTGAAATTCAAATTAGTAATGAGAAGAAG GTTGTTTCCCGTTTGTCAAAATTATATCCCAAGGATGTGGATGCGCCTGCTGATGGAGTTGATGACATGACCAAGCTTGCTTATTTGCATGAGCCAGGAGTGCTGCATAATTTGAAAACTAGATACATGATGAATGAAATATAT ACTTATACCGGAAATATTCTCATTGCAATCAATCCCTTCCAAAGTCTTTCACATCTCTATGATACTAATGTGATGCAAAGATACAAGGGAGCAATGACTGGAGACTTGACCCCACATGTTTTTGCTATTGCTGAAGCAGCATATAG GGAAATGATTAATGAGGAGAAAAGCAACTCTATTCTTGTTAGTGGTGAGAGTGGTGCTGGTAAGACAGAAACCACCAAAATGCTTATGCAGTACCTGGCATTTTTGGGTGGTCACACTGCATCTGAAGGACGAACTGTTGAAAAACAAGTTCTAGAG TCAAATCCAGTTCTTGAAGCATTTGGTAATGCAAAAACTGTTAGAAATGACAATTCCAG CCGTTTTGGAAAATTCGTTGAGATCCAATTTGATAGGTATGGACGAATATCTGGTGCTGCCATTAGAACTTATCTTCTTGAGAAATCTCGTGTTTGCCAAATCTCAGATCCTGAGCGTAACTATCACTGTTTCTACCTTCTCTGTGCTTCTCCTCCAGAG GAAAAGGAGAAATTTAAGTTGGGAGATCCTAAATCATTTCACTACCTTAACCAATCCAATTGCTACGAATTAGTTGGTGTTAATGCTGCTCAAGAGTATCTTAGCACCAAGAGAGCCATGGATATTGTGGGAATCAGCCAGGACGAGCAG GAAGCTATTTTCAGAGTTGTAGCCGGTATTCTTCATCTTGGAAATAttaagttttcaaaatcagAAGAAACTGATTCAGCAGTTCTAGAAGACGAAGAATCCAAGTTTCATCTACAAACAACAGCAGAACTTCTTAT GTGTGATATGAATGCTTTGGAAGGTGCACTGTGTGCGCGTGTGATGATTACTCCAGAAGAAATCATCAAAAGAACTCTTGACCCTCTGGGTGCCGCAGTTAGCAGGGATGGTTTAGCTAAAACCCTATATTCTCGTTTATTTGACTG GTTAGttcaaaaaattaatatctCCATTGGGCAGGATCCTAGCTCAAAATGTCTCATTGGTGTTCTTGACATATATGGCTTTGAAAGCTTCCAAACAAATAG CTTTGAGCAGTTTTGTATAAATTTCACAAATGAAAAGCTGCAGCAACACTTCAACCAG CATGTGTTTAAGATGGAGCAAGAGGAATATACAAAAGAAGGGATTGACTGGAGCTACTTAGAATTTGTAGATAATCAAGATGTACTGGATCTCATTGAAAAG AAACCTGGTGGAATTATTGCTCTGCTTGATGAAGCTTG TATGTTTCCTAAGTCAACTCATGAAACATTTTCACAGAAGCTTTATCAGACATTCAAAGATCACAAACGCTTTATTAAGCCAAAATTGACACGCTCAGACTTCACTGTTATTCATTATGCAGGAGAT gttCAGTATCAATCTGAGCACTTTTTAGACAAAAACAAAGACTATGTTGTTCCTGAACATCAAGAGATGCTAAGTGCTTCCAAATGTTCATTTGTATCAGGTcttttccctccactttctgaGGAGACAGCCAAATCTTCTAAGTTTTCTTCCATTGGTTCTCGTTTCAAG CTACAATTACAACAATTGATGGATACACTCAATCATACAGAGCCACACTATATTAGATGTGTGAAGCCAAATAGTCTACTAAAACCTTTCATATTTGAACATATGAATGTCATCCAACAATTACGATCTGGT GGTGTTCTTGAAGCAGTAAGAATTAAATGTGCTGGATTCCCCACTCACTGGACCTTTCATGATTTTTTAACTCGATTAGGGATTCTTGCTCCCGAGGTTCTTCGAGGGAA TTTTGATGAAAAAGATTCATGTAAAAGGATTATGGAGAAGATTGGGCTGACAGGTTATCAG ATAGGGgaaacaaaaatatttctaaGAGCTGGTCAGATGTCTGAATTGGATGCTCGGAGGGCACTCCTGCTTAGTAATTGTGCTACAGTTATTCAAAAGAATGCTAGAACTCGTTGTAGTCAGAAAACATATATTGGATTGCAAAAGTCCTCTGTTTTTCTACAATCCATTTGCAGAG GAGAACTGGCTCGAAGATCATATTATCACATGAAAAGTAGGGAAGTTTCTGCAGTTAGAATTCAAAAGCAGATGCGACGAACTCTAGCTAGGAAGAAGTATGTTGAAATAAAATTCTGTGCAAATGTCTTGCAGACAGGTTTTCGAGCAATGGCTGCTTGTAATAAATTTAGATATATGAAGCAAACATATAGAAAGCAGACTAGTGCATCGACTACTATTCAG TCCTATTGGCGTCGGCATAAAGCTCTTGCAGACTATCAGAACCTTAAGAAAGCATCAATCACTCAACAAAGCAACAGCTCATGTGATGAACAGGAAGAGAAG GTTTTGGAGACTTCTGTGCAAAATGATAGTCCTTCTATGGAAGAATCTCCAAATCATGTCCAAAAGGAATCCTCAAATCCTGTCCAAAAAGAATCCTCAAATCCTGTCCAAAAAGAATCCTCAAATCCTGTCCAAAAAGAATCCTCAACTCCTTTCCAAGATGACGAAAGCATTGAAGCTATCAGGGATTCTTCTAGTCCACTCAAAGACACTGAAAAGATTGAGGTTCTTGCTGTagaaataaaaaacttaaag GTCATGTTGCATGCAGAAAAACAAAGAGGTGATGAATATGAAAGGAAATACGTAGAAGCTCAAGGATCTAATGAAGAGTTACGCAAAAAATTAGCAGAAACTGAAAAAAGAGTATATCAGCTTCAGGACTCTTTGAACAG GATGATATCTTCCATGTCAAGTCAAGTTGCCGAGCTGAAGACGATCTTGAGTACTTCATCAAGATTGAGTTCAACTTTTCGACCTATTGCTAGGGTTGACGTTGCTTCTAGTAACTCTGATACTTCATCTACAGACTCCGATTTCACATTTCCAGCTCCTGTTTCAAATCCAGAACCTCAACAGGAGGAGTCAAATTCTTCGCGGCTAGTAGTTCAGGATGTCACTGCAGGGGACGGATCGG GATCTGAAAGTGGAAAGGAGGGTTCATTTGATGATTTCTTCtag
- the LOC137830013 gene encoding myosin-16 isoform X2, whose translation MGIPENIVVGSYVWVGDPEVVWTDGQVLNINGEEAEIQISNEKKVVSRLSKLYPKDVDAPADGVDDMTKLAYLHEPGVLHNLKTRYMMNEIYTYTGNILIAINPFQSLSHLYDTNVMQRYKGAMTGDLTPHVFAIAEAAYREMINEEKSNSILVSGESGAGKTETTKMLMQYLAFLGGHTASEGRTVEKQVLESNPVLEAFGNAKTVRNDNSSRFGKFVEIQFDRYGRISGAAIRTYLLEKSRVCQISDPERNYHCFYLLCASPPEEKEKFKLGDPKSFHYLNQSNCYELVGVNAAQEYLSTKRAMDIVGISQDEQEAIFRVVAGILHLGNIKFSKSEETDSAVLEDEESKFHLQTTAELLMCDMNALEGALCARVMITPEEIIKRTLDPLGAAVSRDGLAKTLYSRLFDWLVQKINISIGQDPSSKCLIGVLDIYGFESFQTNSFEQFCINFTNEKLQQHFNQHVFKMEQEEYTKEGIDWSYLEFVDNQDVLDLIEKKPGGIIALLDEACMFPKSTHETFSQKLYQTFKDHKRFIKPKLTRSDFTVIHYAGDVQYQSEHFLDKNKDYVVPEHQEMLSASKCSFVSGLFPPLSEETAKSSKFSSIGSRFKLQLQQLMDTLNHTEPHYIRCVKPNSLLKPFIFEHMNVIQQLRSGGVLEAVRIKCAGFPTHWTFHDFLTRLGILAPEVLRGNFDEKDSCKRIMEKIGLTGYQIGETKIFLRAGQMSELDARRALLLSNCATVIQKNARTRCSQKTYIGLQKSSVFLQSICRGELARRSYYHMKSREVSAVRIQKQMRRTLARKKYVEIKFCANVLQTGFRAMAACNKFRYMKQTYRKQTSASTTIQSYWRRHKALADYQNLKKASITQQSNSSCDEQEEKVLETSVQNDSPSMEESPNHVQKESSNPVQKESSNPVQKESSNPVQKESSTPFQDDESIEAIRDSSSPLKDTEKIEVLAVEIKNLKVMLHAEKQRGDEYERKYVEAQGSNEELRKKLAETEKRVYQLQDSLNRMISSMSSQVAELKTILSTSSRLSSTFRPIARVDVASSNSDTSSTDSDFTFPAPVSNPEPQQEESNSSRLVVQDVTAGDGSGSESGKEGSFDDFF comes from the exons ATG GGGATTCCAGAAAATATTGTTGTTGGTTCTTATGTTTGGGTTGGAGATCCAGAAGTAGTTTGGACTGATGGCCAAGTACTGAATATCAATGGAGAAGAAGCTGAAATTCAAATTAGTAATGAGAAGAAG GTTGTTTCCCGTTTGTCAAAATTATATCCCAAGGATGTGGATGCGCCTGCTGATGGAGTTGATGACATGACCAAGCTTGCTTATTTGCATGAGCCAGGAGTGCTGCATAATTTGAAAACTAGATACATGATGAATGAAATATAT ACTTATACCGGAAATATTCTCATTGCAATCAATCCCTTCCAAAGTCTTTCACATCTCTATGATACTAATGTGATGCAAAGATACAAGGGAGCAATGACTGGAGACTTGACCCCACATGTTTTTGCTATTGCTGAAGCAGCATATAG GGAAATGATTAATGAGGAGAAAAGCAACTCTATTCTTGTTAGTGGTGAGAGTGGTGCTGGTAAGACAGAAACCACCAAAATGCTTATGCAGTACCTGGCATTTTTGGGTGGTCACACTGCATCTGAAGGACGAACTGTTGAAAAACAAGTTCTAGAG TCAAATCCAGTTCTTGAAGCATTTGGTAATGCAAAAACTGTTAGAAATGACAATTCCAG CCGTTTTGGAAAATTCGTTGAGATCCAATTTGATAGGTATGGACGAATATCTGGTGCTGCCATTAGAACTTATCTTCTTGAGAAATCTCGTGTTTGCCAAATCTCAGATCCTGAGCGTAACTATCACTGTTTCTACCTTCTCTGTGCTTCTCCTCCAGAG GAAAAGGAGAAATTTAAGTTGGGAGATCCTAAATCATTTCACTACCTTAACCAATCCAATTGCTACGAATTAGTTGGTGTTAATGCTGCTCAAGAGTATCTTAGCACCAAGAGAGCCATGGATATTGTGGGAATCAGCCAGGACGAGCAG GAAGCTATTTTCAGAGTTGTAGCCGGTATTCTTCATCTTGGAAATAttaagttttcaaaatcagAAGAAACTGATTCAGCAGTTCTAGAAGACGAAGAATCCAAGTTTCATCTACAAACAACAGCAGAACTTCTTAT GTGTGATATGAATGCTTTGGAAGGTGCACTGTGTGCGCGTGTGATGATTACTCCAGAAGAAATCATCAAAAGAACTCTTGACCCTCTGGGTGCCGCAGTTAGCAGGGATGGTTTAGCTAAAACCCTATATTCTCGTTTATTTGACTG GTTAGttcaaaaaattaatatctCCATTGGGCAGGATCCTAGCTCAAAATGTCTCATTGGTGTTCTTGACATATATGGCTTTGAAAGCTTCCAAACAAATAG CTTTGAGCAGTTTTGTATAAATTTCACAAATGAAAAGCTGCAGCAACACTTCAACCAG CATGTGTTTAAGATGGAGCAAGAGGAATATACAAAAGAAGGGATTGACTGGAGCTACTTAGAATTTGTAGATAATCAAGATGTACTGGATCTCATTGAAAAG AAACCTGGTGGAATTATTGCTCTGCTTGATGAAGCTTG TATGTTTCCTAAGTCAACTCATGAAACATTTTCACAGAAGCTTTATCAGACATTCAAAGATCACAAACGCTTTATTAAGCCAAAATTGACACGCTCAGACTTCACTGTTATTCATTATGCAGGAGAT gttCAGTATCAATCTGAGCACTTTTTAGACAAAAACAAAGACTATGTTGTTCCTGAACATCAAGAGATGCTAAGTGCTTCCAAATGTTCATTTGTATCAGGTcttttccctccactttctgaGGAGACAGCCAAATCTTCTAAGTTTTCTTCCATTGGTTCTCGTTTCAAG CTACAATTACAACAATTGATGGATACACTCAATCATACAGAGCCACACTATATTAGATGTGTGAAGCCAAATAGTCTACTAAAACCTTTCATATTTGAACATATGAATGTCATCCAACAATTACGATCTGGT GGTGTTCTTGAAGCAGTAAGAATTAAATGTGCTGGATTCCCCACTCACTGGACCTTTCATGATTTTTTAACTCGATTAGGGATTCTTGCTCCCGAGGTTCTTCGAGGGAA TTTTGATGAAAAAGATTCATGTAAAAGGATTATGGAGAAGATTGGGCTGACAGGTTATCAG ATAGGGgaaacaaaaatatttctaaGAGCTGGTCAGATGTCTGAATTGGATGCTCGGAGGGCACTCCTGCTTAGTAATTGTGCTACAGTTATTCAAAAGAATGCTAGAACTCGTTGTAGTCAGAAAACATATATTGGATTGCAAAAGTCCTCTGTTTTTCTACAATCCATTTGCAGAG GAGAACTGGCTCGAAGATCATATTATCACATGAAAAGTAGGGAAGTTTCTGCAGTTAGAATTCAAAAGCAGATGCGACGAACTCTAGCTAGGAAGAAGTATGTTGAAATAAAATTCTGTGCAAATGTCTTGCAGACAGGTTTTCGAGCAATGGCTGCTTGTAATAAATTTAGATATATGAAGCAAACATATAGAAAGCAGACTAGTGCATCGACTACTATTCAG TCCTATTGGCGTCGGCATAAAGCTCTTGCAGACTATCAGAACCTTAAGAAAGCATCAATCACTCAACAAAGCAACAGCTCATGTGATGAACAGGAAGAGAAG GTTTTGGAGACTTCTGTGCAAAATGATAGTCCTTCTATGGAAGAATCTCCAAATCATGTCCAAAAGGAATCCTCAAATCCTGTCCAAAAAGAATCCTCAAATCCTGTCCAAAAAGAATCCTCAAATCCTGTCCAAAAAGAATCCTCAACTCCTTTCCAAGATGACGAAAGCATTGAAGCTATCAGGGATTCTTCTAGTCCACTCAAAGACACTGAAAAGATTGAGGTTCTTGCTGTagaaataaaaaacttaaag GTCATGTTGCATGCAGAAAAACAAAGAGGTGATGAATATGAAAGGAAATACGTAGAAGCTCAAGGATCTAATGAAGAGTTACGCAAAAAATTAGCAGAAACTGAAAAAAGAGTATATCAGCTTCAGGACTCTTTGAACAG GATGATATCTTCCATGTCAAGTCAAGTTGCCGAGCTGAAGACGATCTTGAGTACTTCATCAAGATTGAGTTCAACTTTTCGACCTATTGCTAGGGTTGACGTTGCTTCTAGTAACTCTGATACTTCATCTACAGACTCCGATTTCACATTTCCAGCTCCTGTTTCAAATCCAGAACCTCAACAGGAGGAGTCAAATTCTTCGCGGCTAGTAGTTCAGGATGTCACTGCAGGGGACGGATCGG GATCTGAAAGTGGAAAGGAGGGTTCATTTGATGATTTCTTCtag
- the LOC137830013 gene encoding myosin-16 isoform X5: MTKLAYLHEPGVLHNLKTRYMMNEIYTYTGNILIAINPFQSLSHLYDTNVMQRYKGAMTGDLTPHVFAIAEAAYREMINEEKSNSILVSGESGAGKTETTKMLMQYLAFLGGHTASEGRTVEKQVLESNPVLEAFGNAKTVRNDNSSRFGKFVEIQFDRYGRISGAAIRTYLLEKSRVCQISDPERNYHCFYLLCASPPEEKEKFKLGDPKSFHYLNQSNCYELVGVNAAQEYLSTKRAMDIVGISQDEQEAIFRVVAGILHLGNIKFSKSEETDSAVLEDEESKFHLQTTAELLMCDMNALEGALCARVMITPEEIIKRTLDPLGAAVSRDGLAKTLYSRLFDWLVQKINISIGQDPSSKCLIGVLDIYGFESFQTNSFEQFCINFTNEKLQQHFNQHVFKMEQEEYTKEGIDWSYLEFVDNQDVLDLIEKKPGGIIALLDEACMFPKSTHETFSQKLYQTFKDHKRFIKPKLTRSDFTVIHYAGDVQYQSEHFLDKNKDYVVPEHQEMLSASKCSFVSGLFPPLSEETAKSSKFSSIGSRFKLQLQQLMDTLNHTEPHYIRCVKPNSLLKPFIFEHMNVIQQLRSGGVLEAVRIKCAGFPTHWTFHDFLTRLGILAPEVLRGNFDEKDSCKRIMEKIGLTGYQIGETKIFLRAGQMSELDARRALLLSNCATVIQKNARTRCSQKTYIGLQKSSVFLQSICRGELARRSYYHMKSREVSAVRIQKQMRRTLARKKYVEIKFCANVLQTGFRAMAACNKFRYMKQTYRKQTSASTTIQSYWRRHKALADYQNLKKASITQQSNSSCDEQEEKVLETSVQNDSPSMEESPNHVQKESSNPVQKESSNPVQKESSNPVQKESSTPFQDDESIEAIRDSSSPLKDTEKIEVLAVEIKNLKVMLHAEKQRGDEYERKYVEAQGSNEELRKKLAETEKRVYQLQDSLNRMISSMSSQVAELKTILSTSSRLSSTFRPIARVDVASSNSDTSSTDSDFTFPAPVSNPEPQQEESNSSRLVVQDVTAGDGSGSESGKEGSFDDFF; the protein is encoded by the exons ATGACCAAGCTTGCTTATTTGCATGAGCCAGGAGTGCTGCATAATTTGAAAACTAGATACATGATGAATGAAATATAT ACTTATACCGGAAATATTCTCATTGCAATCAATCCCTTCCAAAGTCTTTCACATCTCTATGATACTAATGTGATGCAAAGATACAAGGGAGCAATGACTGGAGACTTGACCCCACATGTTTTTGCTATTGCTGAAGCAGCATATAG GGAAATGATTAATGAGGAGAAAAGCAACTCTATTCTTGTTAGTGGTGAGAGTGGTGCTGGTAAGACAGAAACCACCAAAATGCTTATGCAGTACCTGGCATTTTTGGGTGGTCACACTGCATCTGAAGGACGAACTGTTGAAAAACAAGTTCTAGAG TCAAATCCAGTTCTTGAAGCATTTGGTAATGCAAAAACTGTTAGAAATGACAATTCCAG CCGTTTTGGAAAATTCGTTGAGATCCAATTTGATAGGTATGGACGAATATCTGGTGCTGCCATTAGAACTTATCTTCTTGAGAAATCTCGTGTTTGCCAAATCTCAGATCCTGAGCGTAACTATCACTGTTTCTACCTTCTCTGTGCTTCTCCTCCAGAG GAAAAGGAGAAATTTAAGTTGGGAGATCCTAAATCATTTCACTACCTTAACCAATCCAATTGCTACGAATTAGTTGGTGTTAATGCTGCTCAAGAGTATCTTAGCACCAAGAGAGCCATGGATATTGTGGGAATCAGCCAGGACGAGCAG GAAGCTATTTTCAGAGTTGTAGCCGGTATTCTTCATCTTGGAAATAttaagttttcaaaatcagAAGAAACTGATTCAGCAGTTCTAGAAGACGAAGAATCCAAGTTTCATCTACAAACAACAGCAGAACTTCTTAT GTGTGATATGAATGCTTTGGAAGGTGCACTGTGTGCGCGTGTGATGATTACTCCAGAAGAAATCATCAAAAGAACTCTTGACCCTCTGGGTGCCGCAGTTAGCAGGGATGGTTTAGCTAAAACCCTATATTCTCGTTTATTTGACTG GTTAGttcaaaaaattaatatctCCATTGGGCAGGATCCTAGCTCAAAATGTCTCATTGGTGTTCTTGACATATATGGCTTTGAAAGCTTCCAAACAAATAG CTTTGAGCAGTTTTGTATAAATTTCACAAATGAAAAGCTGCAGCAACACTTCAACCAG CATGTGTTTAAGATGGAGCAAGAGGAATATACAAAAGAAGGGATTGACTGGAGCTACTTAGAATTTGTAGATAATCAAGATGTACTGGATCTCATTGAAAAG AAACCTGGTGGAATTATTGCTCTGCTTGATGAAGCTTG TATGTTTCCTAAGTCAACTCATGAAACATTTTCACAGAAGCTTTATCAGACATTCAAAGATCACAAACGCTTTATTAAGCCAAAATTGACACGCTCAGACTTCACTGTTATTCATTATGCAGGAGAT gttCAGTATCAATCTGAGCACTTTTTAGACAAAAACAAAGACTATGTTGTTCCTGAACATCAAGAGATGCTAAGTGCTTCCAAATGTTCATTTGTATCAGGTcttttccctccactttctgaGGAGACAGCCAAATCTTCTAAGTTTTCTTCCATTGGTTCTCGTTTCAAG CTACAATTACAACAATTGATGGATACACTCAATCATACAGAGCCACACTATATTAGATGTGTGAAGCCAAATAGTCTACTAAAACCTTTCATATTTGAACATATGAATGTCATCCAACAATTACGATCTGGT GGTGTTCTTGAAGCAGTAAGAATTAAATGTGCTGGATTCCCCACTCACTGGACCTTTCATGATTTTTTAACTCGATTAGGGATTCTTGCTCCCGAGGTTCTTCGAGGGAA TTTTGATGAAAAAGATTCATGTAAAAGGATTATGGAGAAGATTGGGCTGACAGGTTATCAG ATAGGGgaaacaaaaatatttctaaGAGCTGGTCAGATGTCTGAATTGGATGCTCGGAGGGCACTCCTGCTTAGTAATTGTGCTACAGTTATTCAAAAGAATGCTAGAACTCGTTGTAGTCAGAAAACATATATTGGATTGCAAAAGTCCTCTGTTTTTCTACAATCCATTTGCAGAG GAGAACTGGCTCGAAGATCATATTATCACATGAAAAGTAGGGAAGTTTCTGCAGTTAGAATTCAAAAGCAGATGCGACGAACTCTAGCTAGGAAGAAGTATGTTGAAATAAAATTCTGTGCAAATGTCTTGCAGACAGGTTTTCGAGCAATGGCTGCTTGTAATAAATTTAGATATATGAAGCAAACATATAGAAAGCAGACTAGTGCATCGACTACTATTCAG TCCTATTGGCGTCGGCATAAAGCTCTTGCAGACTATCAGAACCTTAAGAAAGCATCAATCACTCAACAAAGCAACAGCTCATGTGATGAACAGGAAGAGAAG GTTTTGGAGACTTCTGTGCAAAATGATAGTCCTTCTATGGAAGAATCTCCAAATCATGTCCAAAAGGAATCCTCAAATCCTGTCCAAAAAGAATCCTCAAATCCTGTCCAAAAAGAATCCTCAAATCCTGTCCAAAAAGAATCCTCAACTCCTTTCCAAGATGACGAAAGCATTGAAGCTATCAGGGATTCTTCTAGTCCACTCAAAGACACTGAAAAGATTGAGGTTCTTGCTGTagaaataaaaaacttaaag GTCATGTTGCATGCAGAAAAACAAAGAGGTGATGAATATGAAAGGAAATACGTAGAAGCTCAAGGATCTAATGAAGAGTTACGCAAAAAATTAGCAGAAACTGAAAAAAGAGTATATCAGCTTCAGGACTCTTTGAACAG GATGATATCTTCCATGTCAAGTCAAGTTGCCGAGCTGAAGACGATCTTGAGTACTTCATCAAGATTGAGTTCAACTTTTCGACCTATTGCTAGGGTTGACGTTGCTTCTAGTAACTCTGATACTTCATCTACAGACTCCGATTTCACATTTCCAGCTCCTGTTTCAAATCCAGAACCTCAACAGGAGGAGTCAAATTCTTCGCGGCTAGTAGTTCAGGATGTCACTGCAGGGGACGGATCGG GATCTGAAAGTGGAAAGGAGGGTTCATTTGATGATTTCTTCtag